From Pelotomaculum schinkii, the proteins below share one genomic window:
- a CDS encoding alanine/glycine:cation symporter family protein, whose translation MEVISLIVGKINGFVWGPWMLTLLVGTGIFLTLRLGFLQFSNLPYALKLAFSPARQDKKSSGDISHFQALMTALSATIGTGNIVGVSTAVVLGGPGALFWMWVTAVFGMATKYGEAVLAVKYRIKDEKGEMAGGPMYYIERGMGQKWLAWLFAFFGAIAAFGIGNMVQANSVAGAVHDTFGVAAWKTGIILAVLTAAVIIGGIKSIGKASGVIVPFMAVFYVLAGLVIIIMNLDKLPHAFGLIFSSAFSFQAGFGALIGSTIRYGVARGVFSNEAGLGSAPIAAAAAKTDHPCRQAMVSMTGTFLDTIIVCSITGIVLVMAGLYPGVEKAQAAALTSRSFEAFFPGIGSLIVTIGLILFAYSTVLGWYYYGEKCFYYLVGARFIIVYRVLFSIAVVVGATLNLGLVWDIADTMNGAMAIPNLIALIALSGIIAAETNDFKKLRAKESMLKTQLSSSEA comes from the coding sequence ATGGAGGTAATTTCATTAATTGTAGGGAAAATAAACGGGTTTGTGTGGGGCCCGTGGATGCTGACCTTACTGGTCGGCACAGGTATATTCTTAACCTTGCGTCTGGGTTTTTTGCAGTTTTCCAACCTGCCGTACGCATTGAAGCTGGCCTTTTCACCCGCGAGGCAGGATAAAAAATCCTCAGGTGATATATCTCACTTTCAGGCGCTGATGACTGCTCTGTCGGCCACCATTGGAACCGGCAATATCGTAGGGGTTTCCACAGCCGTGGTATTGGGCGGGCCTGGCGCGCTGTTCTGGATGTGGGTAACCGCTGTATTTGGTATGGCTACCAAATACGGGGAAGCCGTACTGGCTGTAAAGTACCGGATCAAAGATGAAAAAGGTGAAATGGCCGGTGGTCCCATGTACTATATTGAACGAGGTATGGGGCAAAAATGGCTGGCCTGGTTATTTGCTTTTTTTGGCGCCATAGCTGCTTTCGGCATAGGAAATATGGTGCAGGCAAACTCTGTTGCGGGCGCAGTGCATGATACCTTTGGGGTTGCCGCATGGAAAACAGGCATAATCCTGGCCGTGTTGACCGCTGCGGTTATAATTGGCGGCATCAAAAGTATCGGCAAAGCTTCCGGCGTTATTGTGCCATTCATGGCAGTCTTCTACGTTCTGGCCGGGTTGGTTATCATTATTATGAACCTGGATAAACTACCCCACGCCTTTGGACTTATCTTTAGCAGCGCTTTTAGCTTCCAGGCTGGTTTTGGAGCTTTGATCGGCAGTACCATTCGTTACGGGGTAGCCCGGGGCGTATTCTCCAATGAGGCCGGCCTGGGCTCGGCCCCCATCGCTGCGGCCGCAGCCAAGACCGACCACCCGTGCCGTCAGGCGATGGTTTCCATGACGGGCACCTTTCTTGATACCATTATAGTCTGCAGCATTACAGGCATCGTTCTGGTAATGGCCGGTCTGTATCCCGGAGTAGAAAAAGCACAGGCCGCGGCGCTTACGAGCCGTTCTTTTGAAGCCTTTTTCCCGGGCATCGGCAGCCTGATAGTTACTATTGGCCTAATCCTATTCGCTTACTCCACTGTTTTAGGGTGGTATTATTACGGTGAAAAATGCTTCTATTACCTGGTTGGCGCGCGTTTTATCATCGTTTACCGGGTGCTGTTCAGCATAGCTGTTGTGGTGGGAGCAACATTAAATCTTGGTCTGGTTTGGGATATCGCCGACACCATGAATGGAGCCATGGCTATACCCAACCTGATCGCCCTGATCGCTTTGTCTGGAATTATTGCGGCGGAAACAAACGACTTTAAGAAGCTGCGCGCAAAAGAAAGTATGCTCAAAACGCAATTATCGTCTTCAGAAGCATAA
- a CDS encoding ribose-phosphate diphosphokinase, whose product MSSRKRLKIFTGNANPELAEEIAQYLGVSVGDAKCTRFCDGEIQVKINESVRGADVFIMQPTCSPVNEHLMELLIMIDAVRRASAKRITAVLPYYGYARQDRKTRARDPITAKLVANILNASGARRVLCMDLHAGQIQGFFDIPVDHLPGVPILAEYILQIGLDNIVVVSPDLGGVTRARDLAERIGATIAIIDKRRPEPNVAEVSSIIGSIKGKNVVMLDDIIDTAGTITKGAEALKQWGANDIYVCCTHPILSGPAIKRLDEAPIKEVIVTNTIPVPKEKMIDKIKVLSVAPLLGEAIIRIHEDLSVSKLFD is encoded by the coding sequence ATGTCATCTCGCAAGAGGCTAAAAATATTTACCGGAAACGCCAATCCCGAACTGGCTGAAGAGATTGCGCAGTACCTGGGGGTATCTGTGGGCGACGCCAAATGCACCCGTTTCTGTGACGGAGAAATCCAGGTTAAAATTAACGAGAGCGTAAGGGGCGCCGATGTTTTTATCATGCAGCCTACCTGCAGTCCCGTTAATGAGCACCTGATGGAACTCCTGATCATGATTGACGCCGTGCGGCGCGCTTCCGCGAAGCGGATTACCGCGGTTCTGCCTTATTACGGGTACGCCAGACAGGATCGGAAAACCAGGGCGCGAGACCCTATTACCGCCAAATTGGTTGCCAATATTTTGAATGCCAGCGGCGCCAGGCGGGTCCTCTGTATGGACCTGCACGCTGGTCAAATTCAGGGTTTTTTTGATATTCCGGTTGATCATCTGCCCGGTGTTCCCATCCTGGCCGAGTATATTTTACAAATAGGGCTTGATAATATCGTAGTGGTGTCACCCGACCTGGGTGGTGTCACCCGGGCCAGGGATCTGGCCGAACGGATTGGCGCCACCATCGCCATAATCGACAAACGCAGGCCTGAGCCCAACGTGGCCGAAGTTTCCAGCATCATTGGCAGCATCAAGGGCAAAAATGTGGTCATGCTGGACGACATCATTGATACTGCCGGGACCATCACCAAAGGGGCCGAGGCTTTAAAACAATGGGGCGCGAATGATATTTATGTGTGCTGCACTCACCCTATCCTTTCCGGGCCGGCGATAAAGCGGCTCGACGAGGCGCCCATCAAAGAAGTGATCGTTACCAATACCATCCCTGTGCCCAAGGAAAAAATGATCGATAAAATCAAGGTCTTATCTGTCGCTCCACTTCTCGGCGAGGCGATCATCCGCATCCATGAGGATCTCTCCGTGAGCAAATTGTTTGATTAA
- the glmU gene encoding bifunctional UDP-N-acetylglucosamine diphosphorylase/glucosamine-1-phosphate N-acetyltransferase GlmU: protein MSLAAVILAAGKGTRMKSGMPKVLHKICGRSMLSYVLEAVAAAGVEQNIVVVGFGADLVAQEVAGRGQVALQAEQLGTAHALLQASPLLKEFNGQLLVLCGDTPLIEPETLSRLVETHRATGAVATVLTAKVEEPTGYGRVIRDKQGRVKRIVEQKDASPQEIEVLEINTGIYCFESAGLFEALDKVTPANAQGEYYLTDIIKTYAAEGRAVGAMLLANQAEAAGINDRVQLAEVERVIRSRVLLELMRSGVTVVDPQSTFVDRGARIGRDTTIYPFTFIEGSTTVGEDCVIGPDTRLVNSVVGSGVTIQNSIVLESYIQDRCSIGPFSYIRPETRLGEDVKVGDFVEIKKSDIGNGSKVPHLAYVGDATVGRKVNIGAGTITCNYDGQQKWPTHIGDRAFIGSNTNLVAPVKIGAGATTGAGSTITRDVPDGALGVERAKQALVLDWESRKKSKAEKGRDG, encoded by the coding sequence ATGAGTCTGGCGGCAGTTATTCTTGCTGCGGGTAAAGGCACCAGGATGAAGTCCGGGATGCCCAAGGTGCTTCATAAGATTTGCGGTAGGTCGATGCTGTCTTATGTTCTTGAGGCTGTTGCAGCTGCCGGGGTGGAACAGAATATTGTAGTGGTGGGTTTCGGCGCGGATTTGGTCGCCCAGGAAGTGGCGGGCCGGGGCCAGGTTGCGTTGCAGGCGGAACAGTTGGGAACAGCCCATGCGCTATTGCAGGCGAGCCCTTTATTAAAGGAATTTAATGGCCAGCTCCTGGTACTATGCGGCGATACCCCACTAATTGAGCCTGAAACGCTCTCCCGGTTGGTGGAGACACACCGGGCCACGGGAGCTGTCGCCACCGTGCTGACTGCCAAGGTGGAGGAGCCAACCGGTTATGGCCGGGTGATCCGGGACAAACAAGGCAGAGTGAAAAGGATAGTTGAGCAAAAAGACGCTTCTCCACAAGAAATTGAGGTGCTGGAGATCAATACCGGCATTTATTGCTTTGAGTCCGCCGGTCTTTTTGAGGCGCTGGACAAAGTTACACCGGCCAATGCCCAAGGTGAGTACTACCTCACCGATATTATTAAAACTTACGCCGCGGAGGGCAGGGCGGTCGGCGCAATGCTTCTGGCAAACCAGGCTGAGGCAGCCGGGATTAACGACCGTGTCCAACTGGCCGAGGTGGAGCGGGTGATCAGGTCGAGGGTCCTTTTGGAGCTAATGAGATCGGGAGTAACTGTAGTTGACCCGCAATCTACTTTTGTAGACCGTGGGGCACGGATCGGCCGGGACACGACCATCTACCCTTTTACTTTTATTGAGGGAAGCACGACAGTAGGTGAGGACTGCGTCATTGGCCCGGATACCCGCCTGGTAAACTCAGTGGTGGGAAGCGGTGTAACGATCCAAAACTCCATCGTTCTTGAAAGCTATATCCAGGACCGCTGTTCGATTGGCCCATTTTCCTATATCCGTCCTGAAACCAGGCTGGGAGAGGATGTCAAGGTGGGCGACTTTGTTGAAATCAAGAAATCAGATATCGGTAACGGCAGCAAGGTGCCTCACCTGGCCTACGTTGGCGATGCGACTGTCGGCCGGAAGGTCAACATTGGGGCGGGCACGATTACCTGCAATTATGACGGCCAACAAAAATGGCCCACACATATTGGTGACCGGGCTTTCATAGGCAGCAACACCAACCTGGTAGCTCCGGTCAAAATAGGCGCCGGCGCGACAACCGGAGCCGGTTCCACCATCACCAGGGATGTACCCGACGGCGCCCTGGGCGTGGAAAGGGCCAAGCAAGCCCTGGTGCTTGACTGGGAGAGCAGGAAAAAAAGCAAGGCCGAGAAGGGTAGGGATGGTTAG
- the spoVG gene encoding septation regulator SpoVG — protein MEVTDVRVRKVLTEGKMKAIVSVTLDDSFVVHDVKVVEGQNGLFVAMPSRKTPDGEFRDIAHPITSIARELIQTAVLQAYAMAI, from the coding sequence GTGGAAGTTACCGACGTCAGGGTTCGTAAAGTTTTAACAGAAGGCAAAATGAAAGCAATTGTATCGGTTACTTTGGATGATTCTTTTGTTGTTCACGATGTCAAGGTTGTTGAGGGGCAAAACGGGCTGTTTGTGGCGATGCCCAGCAGGAAAACACCGGACGGAGAGTTTCGTGACATAGCGCACCCGATTACTTCTATCGCTCGTGAATTAATCCAAACCGCCGTTCTACAGGCCTATGCTATGGCTATTTAA